Within Microterricola gilva, the genomic segment GGTCTTCACGCTGCGCTACAAGTTCGAGCCCGGCGCACCGGACGACGGCGTGAGCGTCGTCGTGCCGCTGACGCTGCTCGCGCGGCTGCGCCCGGAGGGCTTCGACTGGCAGGTCGAGGGCCTCCGCGACGAGCTCATCACCGCGCTGCTGAAGAGCCTGCCCAAGGTGATCCGCCGCAACGTCGTGCCGGCCGCCGACTGGGCGGCGAAGATCGCAGCCGAGCTGCCGGAGCGCCCGGAGGGCACGGGAAGCGCATCGCGCAGCACCGCGCCGATGACGGTCACACCGTTCACGGAGGCCGTCGCCGCCGTGATCAAGAAGCTCGTCTACATCCCGGTGACGGCCGACGACTTCGACCTCGACCGGGTGCCGCCGCACCTGCGCGTCACCTTCCGCGTCGTCGACAGCCGCGGGCGCGAGATCGACAGCGACAAGGATCTGCGTGCACTGCAGGGCCGGCTCAGCGAGCGTGCCCGTGATGCCGTCGCGAGCACCTTCGCCGACCCGGATGCCGGGGGCGGCCGTGGCCGCCGCGGGGGCCGCGCGGGCGAGACCGATGGCGCGCACACCGGCGACTTCAGCGTGCAGCCGCGCGGCGGAAGGCCCGGACGCCCCGGAGCACCGGGCGGGCCGAGCGGCGGCAGCGCCTTCGCCGAACGCAGCGGACTCACCGCCTTCCCGACCGGGCTGCCGCCGATTCCGGGCAACGGACCGGACCAGCAGGGCACGGAGATTCCCCGCTTCGTCGACCTCAAGCAGGGCGGCAACACGATCCGCGCCTACCCCGCACTCGTCGACGAGGGGCAGAGCGTCGGTTTGCGGTTGCTCACGACCGCCGAGGAACAGGCCAGGGCGATGCCAGGCGGCATCCGTCGCCTGCTGCTTCTGGCCATCCCGTCGCCGCTCGGCTACGTGCAACAACACCTGACCAGCACCGAGAAGCTGACCCTGGCCGCGAGCCCATACCGTGGTGCGCAGGCACTGTTCGAGGACTGCCTCGCCGCCTGCGTCGACGACGTGCTGTTCCGGGTGAAGCCGGACGGGCTCGTGTTCAGCAAGGCCGAATTCGAGACGGTGCGCGATCGGGTCTCCAGCGTCGTGATGGACACGATGTTCGACACCGTGAAGATGGTCACGAGCATCCTCACCGCCGCGCGCAAGGCCGACAAGGCGCTCAAGGCAGCGAGCAGCATCACGATCATGGCCGCACTGGCCGACGCCAGGCAACAGCTCGATGGGCTCATCTACTCCGGATTCGTCTCGCAGACGGGGCTAGAGCGGCTGCGGCACCTGCCGCGCTACCTCGGCGGCATCACGGTGCGGGTCGAGAAGCTCGTCGCCAACCCCGGCCGGGACCGCGTCGGTCTCACCGAGGTGGAATCGGGGCTGACCGCGTTCCGCAACGCCGGTGGCACGATCCCGCTCGCACAGCACGCGCCCGCGAATCTCGTGAAGGCCCGCTGGATGATCGAGGAGCTGCGGATCAGCCTGTTCGCCCAGGAACTGCGCACCGCCGAGAGCGTCTCGCTGCAGCGCATCGCGAAGGTGCTCGCGGGCTGAGCCCACTCCTCGGCCCGGCGCACGCGCGGTTTCGACAAGCTCAACCAACGGGGTGTCGACAACGAACGAAGGCCCCGCTCTCGCGGGGCCTTCTGGGTTTCGACAGGCTCAACCAGCGGATGGCTGGCTAGAGCACCTTGGAGAGGAACGCCTTCGTGCGCTGGTGCTGCGGGTTCGAGAGCACCTCGCGGGGGTCGCCGGACTCGACGACGACGCCGCCGTCCATGAACACGAGCTTGTCGGCGACCTCGCGGGCGAAGCCCATCTCGTGCGTGACGACGATCATCGTCATGCCGGACTTCGCCAGCTCCTTCATGACGTCGAGCACCTCGCCGACGAGCTCCGGGTCCAGTGCACTGGTCGGCTCGTCGAAGAGCATGAGCTTGGGATCCATGGCGAGAGCGCGGGCGATTGCAACGCGCTGCTGCTGACCGCCGGAGAGGTGCGCCGGGTAGTAGTCGGCACGGTCGGCGAGGCCGACACGCTCCAGCAGCTCACGGGCGCGCTTCTCGACTACCGCCTTCTTCTGCCCCTTGACGCGGATCGGCGCTTCCATGATGTTCTCGAGCGCGGTCATGTGCGGGAACAGGTTGAAGCGCTGGAACACCATGCCGATCTCGCGGCGCTGCTTGGCAGCCTCCTTGGGGTGCAGCTCGTAGAGCTTGCCGTTGGCCTCACGGAAGCCGACGAGCTCGCCGTCGACGCTGAGCCGGCCGGCCGAGA encodes:
- a CDS encoding amino acid ABC transporter ATP-binding protein — its product is MVLAEAVSKSFGSNEVLKSISLEVKRGEVLCLVGPSGSGKSTFLRCINHLEVLSAGRLSVDGELVGFREANGKLYELHPKEAAKQRREIGMVFQRFNLFPHMTALENIMEAPIRVKGQKKAVVEKRARELLERVGLADRADYYPAHLSGGQQQRVAIARALAMDPKLMLFDEPTSALDPELVGEVLDVMKELAKSGMTMIVVTHEMGFAREVADKLVFMDGGVVVESGDPREVLSNPQHQRTKAFLSKVL